The Urbifossiella limnaea genome has a window encoding:
- a CDS encoding VOC family protein, whose protein sequence is MTALTPYLFFGGRCEEALAFYRDAVGAEVEMVMRFDQSPEPHPEGSLPPGFENKVMHASLTVGGARLMASDGREARTNFDGFQLALTVPTEAAARKAFDGLAVGGTVGVPLTPTFWSPCFGMVKDKFGVDWMVMVPGQAG, encoded by the coding sequence ATGACCGCGCTGACCCCGTACTTGTTCTTCGGCGGCCGCTGCGAAGAGGCCCTGGCGTTCTACCGCGACGCGGTCGGCGCCGAGGTCGAGATGGTGATGCGGTTCGACCAGAGCCCCGAGCCGCACCCGGAGGGGTCGCTGCCGCCGGGGTTCGAGAACAAGGTGATGCACGCCTCGCTGACGGTCGGCGGCGCCCGGCTCATGGCGTCCGACGGGCGCGAGGCGCGCACCAACTTCGACGGCTTCCAGCTGGCGCTGACGGTGCCGACGGAGGCGGCCGCCCGGAAGGCGTTCGACGGTCTGGCGGTTGGCGGCACCGTGGGGGTGCCGCTGACGCCGACGTTCTGGTCGCCGTGCTTCGGCATGGTGAAGGACAAGTTCGGCGTCGACTGGATGGTGATGGTCCCCGGCCAGGCCGGGTGA
- a CDS encoding YciI family protein, with translation MHYLLLAYGCEADWTDAERADCMVESLAACDRLAAQGKYLAASPLLPASTASTTRVRDGRPLVTDGPFAETTEHLGGFFLLDLADLDEAIAVAAALPPARKGTIEIRPVLELRGEPQPPPGAVALLGYGDSAAAADATAAVRLRPADTATCVRVRGGVREVSDGPFDAAAAQLGSVSVGGSAADHPAARTGAVETRPLFDLTPVRATLSPEAR, from the coding sequence ATGCACTACCTGCTGCTCGCCTACGGCTGCGAAGCCGACTGGACCGACGCCGAGCGCGCCGACTGCATGGTCGAGTCGCTGGCCGCCTGCGACCGGCTCGCGGCGCAGGGGAAGTACCTCGCCGCGTCGCCGCTGCTGCCGGCGTCCACGGCGAGCACGACCCGCGTCCGCGACGGCCGGCCGCTCGTCACCGACGGGCCGTTCGCCGAGACGACCGAGCACCTCGGCGGCTTCTTCCTCCTCGACCTGGCCGACCTCGACGAGGCCATCGCCGTCGCCGCGGCGCTGCCGCCGGCCCGCAAGGGGACGATCGAAATCCGCCCCGTGCTGGAACTCCGCGGCGAGCCGCAGCCGCCGCCCGGGGCCGTGGCGCTGCTCGGCTACGGCGACTCCGCCGCGGCCGCCGACGCGACCGCCGCAGTTCGCCTGCGCCCGGCCGACACCGCCACCTGCGTGCGCGTCCGCGGCGGGGTGCGCGAAGTGTCCGACGGCCCGTTCGACGCCGCCGCGGCGCAGCTCGGCAGCGTGTCGGTCGGCGGCTCGGCCGCGGACCACCCGGCCGCCCGTACCGGCGCCGTCGAAACGCGCCCGCTGTTCGACCTTACCCCCGTCCGTGCCACGCTTTCCCCGGAGGCCCGATGA
- a CDS encoding RNA polymerase sigma factor yields the protein MSSPPADVRAVIDATYRADARRVFASLVRLVRDFDLAEEALHEAFAAAVERWPAEGVPDNPRAWLVSAGRFKAVDTLRRRGKFAELQPELAGRLSEVAATNTARAEAAVEDDRLRLVFACCHPAIDRAVQVPLTLREVCGLTTDEIAAAFLTSPTTMAQRIVRGKAKIRDAGIPFALPSAAELPERLGPVLAVVYLVFSEGYSASAGAAATRADLSGEAIRLGRLVVELLPDPEAVGLLALMLLQESRRRARTTPAGDIILLEDQNRAAWDAGLIAEGRALVAAEPAGPYALQAAVAAAHAAAPTPAATDWARIAALYDGLFALNPSPVVELNRAVAVAMRDGPAAGLVLVEGILRRGELTEYHLAHAARADFLRRLNRTVEARAAYERALELARQEPERRFLLKRLNQL from the coding sequence ATGTCTTCCCCGCCGGCCGACGTCCGCGCCGTCATCGACGCCACCTACCGGGCCGACGCCCGCCGGGTGTTCGCGTCGCTGGTGCGGCTCGTGCGCGACTTCGACCTCGCGGAAGAAGCCCTGCACGAGGCGTTCGCCGCGGCGGTCGAACGCTGGCCCGCCGAGGGCGTGCCCGACAACCCGCGGGCGTGGCTCGTCTCCGCCGGGCGGTTCAAGGCGGTCGACACCCTGCGCCGCCGCGGCAAGTTCGCCGAGCTCCAGCCCGAGCTCGCCGGCCGGCTCTCGGAGGTGGCGGCGACCAACACCGCCCGCGCCGAGGCGGCCGTCGAGGACGACCGGCTGCGGCTCGTGTTCGCGTGCTGCCACCCGGCCATCGACCGCGCCGTGCAGGTGCCGCTCACGCTCCGCGAGGTGTGCGGCCTCACCACCGACGAGATCGCCGCCGCGTTCCTCACGTCGCCGACAACGATGGCGCAGCGCATCGTCCGCGGGAAGGCGAAGATCCGCGACGCCGGCATTCCGTTCGCGCTGCCGTCGGCCGCGGAGTTGCCGGAGCGACTCGGGCCGGTGCTGGCGGTGGTGTACCTCGTGTTCAGCGAGGGCTACTCGGCCAGCGCCGGCGCCGCCGCCACCCGCGCCGACCTGTCCGGCGAGGCGATCCGCCTCGGCCGCCTCGTCGTGGAGCTGCTGCCGGACCCGGAAGCGGTCGGGTTGTTGGCGCTGATGCTGCTCCAGGAGTCGCGCCGGCGGGCGCGCACGACGCCGGCCGGCGACATCATCCTGCTAGAGGACCAGAACCGCGCCGCGTGGGACGCCGGTCTCATCGCCGAGGGGCGGGCGCTGGTGGCGGCGGAACCGGCGGGGCCGTACGCGCTTCAGGCGGCCGTCGCGGCGGCGCACGCGGCGGCGCCGACGCCGGCGGCGACCGACTGGGCGCGGATCGCGGCGCTGTACGACGGGCTGTTCGCGCTCAACCCGTCGCCGGTGGTGGAGCTGAACCGCGCCGTGGCGGTGGCGATGCGCGACGGCCCGGCCGCGGGGCTGGTGCTGGTCGAGGGGATCTTGCGACGCGGCGAGCTGACCGAGTACCACCTGGCGCACGCGGCGCGGGCCGACTTCCTGCGCCGCCTCAACCGCACGGTCGAGGCGCGGGCGGCCTACGAGCGGGCGCTGGAGCTCGCCCGGCAGGAGCCGGAGCGGCGGTTCCTGTTGAAGCGGTTGAATCAACTCTGA
- a CDS encoding DUF1501 domain-containing protein, with the protein MLSLAGRPARLCSGPSRREFLRVGGIAVGGLSLPALLRARPGRRAKSCILIFMDGGPSHLELWDLKPDAPAEVRGEFRPIRSSAVGVTVGELLPMTARVMHHVAQVRSVRHGVNDHNAGAYYMLTGRHPADGSKLVVADGPQNFPPFGAVAAKLLPVGKPLPAFVHLPELQWNNGVDIAGQSAGFLGARFDPFVAGDPSLPGYRVPGLDLLPEVPLDRLAGRDGLRQNLDRAVARLGDSDAPGRMSVFQRQAVDIVTSPETRAAFDLAREPQSVRERYGTDPGSDRGLEARKFGGLPHIGQTFLLARRLIEAGTRLVTVMTGRRIDQAWDTHRDHFGLMRRSLCPPFDRALSALLDDLHVRGLLDETLVVVMGEFGRTPKVGFVTSGAGASKNDGRDHWPYCYTVLFAGAGVPGGAVVGSSDRTAAYPRENPVSPEDVAATIYAALGIDPATELHDGQGKPYTLATGRPITQLLG; encoded by the coding sequence ATGCTCTCCCTCGCCGGCCGACCCGCCCGCCTCTGCTCCGGCCCCTCCCGCCGCGAGTTCCTCCGCGTCGGCGGTATCGCCGTCGGCGGCCTGTCGCTGCCGGCGCTCCTGCGAGCGCGGCCGGGTCGCCGCGCGAAGTCGTGCATCCTGATCTTCATGGACGGCGGCCCGAGCCACCTCGAACTGTGGGACTTGAAGCCGGACGCGCCCGCCGAGGTGCGCGGCGAGTTCCGCCCCATCCGCAGCAGCGCCGTCGGCGTCACCGTCGGCGAGTTGCTGCCGATGACCGCCCGCGTGATGCACCACGTCGCGCAGGTGCGGTCCGTCCGGCACGGCGTGAACGACCACAACGCCGGCGCGTACTACATGCTCACCGGCCGCCACCCCGCGGACGGCTCGAAGCTGGTCGTCGCCGACGGGCCGCAGAACTTCCCGCCGTTCGGCGCCGTCGCCGCGAAGCTGCTGCCGGTCGGGAAGCCGCTCCCGGCGTTCGTGCACCTGCCCGAGTTGCAGTGGAACAACGGCGTGGACATCGCCGGCCAGTCGGCCGGGTTCCTCGGCGCGCGCTTCGACCCGTTCGTGGCCGGCGACCCGAGCCTCCCCGGCTACCGCGTCCCCGGCCTCGACCTGCTGCCGGAGGTGCCGCTCGACCGCCTCGCCGGCCGCGACGGGTTGCGCCAGAACCTCGACCGCGCCGTGGCCCGCCTCGGCGACTCCGACGCGCCCGGCCGCATGAGCGTGTTCCAGCGGCAGGCCGTGGACATCGTCACCTCCCCCGAGACGCGCGCCGCCTTCGACCTGGCGCGCGAGCCGCAGTCGGTGCGCGAGCGATACGGGACCGACCCCGGCAGCGACCGCGGGCTCGAAGCACGGAAGTTCGGCGGGCTGCCGCACATCGGCCAGACGTTCCTCCTGGCCCGCCGGCTGATCGAGGCCGGCACGCGCCTGGTGACCGTGATGACCGGCCGCCGCATCGACCAGGCCTGGGACACGCACCGCGACCACTTCGGCCTGATGCGGCGGTCGTTGTGCCCGCCGTTCGACCGGGCGCTGTCGGCGCTGCTGGACGACCTGCACGTCCGCGGGTTGCTCGACGAGACGCTGGTGGTGGTGATGGGCGAGTTCGGGCGGACGCCGAAGGTGGGGTTCGTCACCAGCGGCGCCGGGGCGTCGAAGAACGACGGCCGCGACCACTGGCCGTACTGCTACACGGTGCTGTTCGCCGGGGCGGGGGTGCCGGGCGGCGCCGTGGTCGGCAGCAGCGACCGGACGGCGGCGTACCCGCGCGAGAACCCGGTGAGCCCGGAGGACGTGGCGGCGACGATCTACGCGGCCCTCGGCATCGACCCGGCGACGGAACTGCACGACGGCCAGGGGAAGCCGTACACCCTGGCGACCGGTCGCCCGATCACGCAGTTGTTAGGGTAG
- a CDS encoding MBL fold metallo-hydrolase has protein sequence MLRDCVPPLDAKWVVRPDPVVTFWDGDTKPLPGGLTLVKTGGHFAGFQVLHWPAGAAGRGVLLCGDQPYVCADPRWVSFMYSYPNLIPLGPAAIQQVVRRLAPFAFDRLYGAFPGQFVGSDAKGVVRRSADRYRTRIGG, from the coding sequence GTGCTCCGGGACTGCGTCCCGCCGCTCGACGCGAAGTGGGTGGTGCGGCCCGACCCCGTGGTGACATTCTGGGACGGCGACACGAAGCCGCTCCCGGGCGGGCTGACGCTGGTGAAGACCGGTGGCCACTTCGCCGGGTTCCAGGTGCTCCACTGGCCGGCCGGCGCGGCGGGCCGGGGCGTGCTCCTGTGCGGCGACCAGCCGTACGTCTGCGCCGACCCGCGGTGGGTGAGCTTCATGTACTCGTACCCGAACCTGATCCCTTTGGGGCCGGCCGCGATCCAACAGGTGGTGCGGCGCCTGGCGCCGTTCGCGTTCGACCGGCTGTACGGGGCGTTCCCGGGGCAGTTCGTGGGGTCGGACGCGAAGGGCGTGGTGCGGCGGTCGGCGGACCGCTACCGGACGCGCATCGGGGGGTGA
- a CDS encoding cupin domain-containing protein produces MPGPPAKPGEVVDVRPLGAALAAAGTATLVKAGAVTVVRLVVPAGKEIPTHAAKGDLVVHCLEGRVAFTAGGVTHDLGAGHLLCLPAGEPHSVRGVEDGSLLLTVVDGGPRPGA; encoded by the coding sequence ATGCCCGGCCCGCCGGCGAAGCCCGGGGAAGTCGTGGACGTCCGCCCGCTCGGAGCGGCCCTGGCCGCGGCCGGGACGGCGACGCTGGTGAAGGCCGGGGCCGTGACCGTCGTCCGCCTGGTCGTCCCCGCCGGGAAGGAGATCCCGACCCACGCGGCGAAGGGGGACCTCGTCGTCCACTGCCTGGAGGGGCGGGTCGCGTTCACCGCCGGCGGGGTGACGCACGACCTGGGGGCCGGGCACCTGCTCTGCCTGCCGGCCGGGGAGCCCCACTCGGTCCGGGGCGTCGAGGACGGGTCGCTGCTCCTGACGGTCGTCGACGGCGGACCTCGGCCCGGGGCCTGA
- a CDS encoding thioredoxin family protein, producing the protein MLLEEYNFKREVLDAPGPVLVDFWAAWCGPCRTMNPVLAALARDFTVCKVNTETNPQLAAKFGVSAIPLLLVFRNGRVVRRYEGVTPEATLRADLTALGG; encoded by the coding sequence GTGTTGCTCGAAGAGTACAACTTCAAGCGCGAGGTGCTGGACGCGCCGGGGCCGGTGCTGGTGGACTTCTGGGCCGCGTGGTGCGGGCCGTGCCGAACCATGAACCCGGTCCTGGCCGCGCTCGCCCGCGACTTCACCGTCTGCAAGGTGAACACCGAGACGAACCCGCAACTGGCGGCGAAGTTCGGCGTGTCGGCGATCCCGCTGCTGCTGGTCTTCCGGAACGGACGGGTGGTGCGGCGGTACGAGGGCGTCACCCCCGAGGCCACCCTCCGGGCCGACCTCACCGCCCTCGGCGGGTGA
- a CDS encoding DUF1572 family protein, with amino-acid sequence MTDDTAALVGRELADELGQALGRIEHCLGQLTDAQAWWRPRADLNSVGNLVLHLTGNVRQLICSELGGAPDARDRQAEFDARGPVPRADLLAGLRAAVVDAAAVLTGPAAADWARACSFRGQPATAVGLAVRSVAHFRGHAQEVIHLTRTVLGDAYRFAGPPPGGTTRAG; translated from the coding sequence ATGACCGACGACACGGCGGCCCTGGTGGGCCGGGAACTGGCGGACGAACTCGGGCAGGCCCTGGGCCGGATCGAGCACTGCCTCGGCCAGCTGACCGACGCCCAGGCGTGGTGGCGGCCGCGGGCCGACCTCAACAGCGTCGGCAACCTCGTCCTGCACCTGACCGGGAACGTCCGCCAGCTGATTTGCAGCGAACTGGGCGGTGCCCCCGACGCGCGCGACCGGCAGGCCGAGTTCGACGCGCGGGGGCCGGTCCCCCGGGCCGACCTGCTGGCCGGCCTGCGGGCGGCGGTGGTCGACGCCGCGGCGGTGCTCACGGGGCCGGCGGCGGCCGACTGGGCGCGGGCCTGCTCGTTCCGGGGGCAGCCGGCGACCGCCGTCGGGCTGGCGGTCCGCAGCGTGGCCCACTTCCGCGGGCACGCCCAGGAGGTCATCCACCTGACCCGGACGGTCCTGGGCGACGCCTACCGGTTCGCCGGCCCGCCGCCCGGCGGAACGACCCGCGCCGGGTGA
- a CDS encoding sigma-70 family RNA polymerase sigma factor, producing the protein MSPIAGPLARLLPAAAKTRSDGELLAAFTDDRDEAAFAELVRRHGPVVRAACRRMLPNPPDADDAFQAAFLVLARRGAGLDPAQPLGPWLYRVAVLTARTLRRGNARRFAHLDAPPPDLAGDPDAAELRLDLDAALLALPEKYRTPLVLCHLQGWSRRDAAEQLGCREGTLSSLLARGLTKLKARLRGYDPAAALVAGATPIPLALTASTARAAAGVGPSPVAVRLADGFARGSWAVKTPAAAGVLLVLAASGYGFVAAGRPPAELVTAPTPVVLPAASSSGRLPAASRVDACAEAPSGEVVKLPPARQIDVVVGGTYGAIPLRAVDVGPQGPIGEPALFTSTDRLQGYLAAARTAAARPPRVRVDVWDAAYAVNPTLPPRVFGACRDAGFKTVNVRGRVRTVAGVWREFDDAAVDVDELAPPPAKSDAGGGGKAGVCTFRQLPCRAPAYEP; encoded by the coding sequence ATGAGCCCAATTGCCGGTCCGCTCGCCCGGCTCCTCCCGGCGGCGGCGAAGACCCGTTCGGACGGCGAACTCCTCGCCGCCTTCACAGACGACCGCGACGAGGCGGCGTTCGCCGAACTCGTCCGCCGGCACGGCCCCGTCGTCCGGGCCGCGTGCCGGCGGATGCTCCCGAACCCGCCCGACGCCGACGACGCGTTCCAGGCCGCGTTCCTGGTGCTGGCCCGCCGCGGCGCCGGCCTCGACCCCGCCCAGCCGCTCGGCCCGTGGCTGTACCGCGTCGCCGTGCTCACCGCCCGCACGCTGCGCCGCGGCAACGCCCGCCGGTTCGCCCACCTCGACGCCCCGCCGCCCGACCTGGCCGGCGACCCCGACGCCGCCGAGCTGCGGCTCGACCTCGACGCGGCGCTGCTGGCCCTGCCGGAGAAGTACCGGACGCCGCTGGTGCTGTGCCACCTTCAAGGCTGGAGCCGCCGCGACGCCGCCGAGCAGCTCGGCTGCCGCGAAGGCACGCTGTCCTCCCTCCTGGCCCGCGGCCTGACGAAGCTGAAGGCCCGGCTGCGCGGGTACGACCCGGCCGCGGCGCTGGTCGCCGGCGCCACCCCGATCCCGCTCGCGCTGACGGCGTCCACGGCCCGCGCGGCGGCGGGCGTGGGGCCGTCGCCGGTCGCCGTGCGCCTCGCCGACGGGTTCGCCCGCGGGTCGTGGGCGGTGAAGACGCCGGCGGCCGCGGGCGTGCTGCTGGTTCTGGCCGCGTCGGGCTACGGGTTCGTCGCCGCGGGCCGGCCGCCGGCCGAGCTCGTCACCGCGCCCACCCCGGTCGTGCTGCCGGCGGCGTCGAGTTCCGGGCGGTTGCCGGCGGCCTCACGGGTCGACGCGTGCGCGGAAGCGCCGAGCGGGGAGGTGGTGAAGCTGCCGCCGGCCCGGCAGATCGACGTGGTCGTCGGCGGCACCTACGGGGCGATCCCGCTGCGGGCCGTGGACGTGGGGCCGCAGGGGCCGATCGGCGAGCCGGCGCTGTTCACGAGCACCGACCGGCTGCAGGGCTACCTCGCCGCGGCCCGCACCGCCGCGGCCCGCCCGCCCCGCGTCCGCGTGGACGTGTGGGACGCGGCCTACGCGGTCAACCCCACCTTGCCGCCGCGGGTGTTCGGCGCCTGCCGCGACGCCGGGTTCAAGACGGTGAACGTCCGCGGCCGGGTGCGGACCGTCGCCGGCGTGTGGCGCGAGTTCGACGACGCCGCCGTGGACGTGGACGAACTGGCCCCGCCGCCGGCGAAGTCCGACGCCGGGGGCGGGGGCAAGGCCGGCGTCTGCACGTTCCGTCAGCTCCCTTGTCGCGCCCCCGCGTACGAACCATAA
- a CDS encoding SMP-30/gluconolactonase/LRE family protein, whose protein sequence is MLPLLIALAAPAADPLPTFVTPGARLEKLWGDGEFTEGPAEGPDGCVYFSDIGNRVMKFDPKTGKTTAFRDPSGRSNGLKFDAKGRLIACEGANTGGNRRVSVTEADGTVRTLADKYDGKRFNSPNDLTLDARGRVYFSDPRYVGGEPRELDHESVYRVDPDGKVTRVTTDVRKPNGLVISPDGKTLYVSDHSGDASGSRALVAFPLAADGSVGPRRVLHDFGKERGIDGMTVAADGTVVATAGAKAAGGIHFFAPDGKKLGFLPTPEDPNNCCFAGPDRRTLYVTAGKSLYRVTLTLAGAPAAKP, encoded by the coding sequence ATGCTCCCGCTGCTGATCGCCCTCGCCGCCCCGGCGGCCGACCCGCTCCCCACCTTCGTCACGCCCGGCGCCCGGCTCGAGAAGCTGTGGGGCGACGGCGAGTTCACCGAAGGCCCCGCCGAGGGGCCGGACGGGTGCGTCTACTTCTCCGACATCGGCAACCGCGTCATGAAGTTCGACCCGAAGACGGGCAAGACGACCGCCTTCCGCGACCCGTCCGGCCGGTCCAACGGGCTGAAGTTCGACGCGAAGGGCCGCCTCATCGCCTGCGAGGGGGCGAACACCGGCGGCAACCGCCGCGTCAGCGTCACCGAGGCGGACGGCACCGTCCGCACCCTGGCCGACAAGTACGACGGCAAGCGGTTCAACTCGCCGAACGACCTGACGCTCGACGCCCGGGGCCGCGTCTACTTCTCCGACCCGCGCTACGTCGGCGGCGAGCCGCGCGAGCTCGACCACGAGTCCGTCTACCGCGTCGACCCCGACGGCAAGGTCACGCGCGTGACGACCGACGTGCGGAAGCCGAACGGGCTCGTCATCTCGCCCGACGGCAAGACGCTGTACGTGTCCGACCACAGCGGCGACGCGAGCGGCTCGCGGGCGCTGGTGGCGTTCCCGCTGGCCGCCGACGGCTCGGTCGGACCGCGGCGGGTGCTGCACGACTTCGGCAAGGAGCGCGGCATCGACGGCATGACGGTCGCCGCCGACGGCACGGTCGTGGCGACGGCCGGGGCGAAGGCGGCGGGCGGGATTCACTTCTTCGCCCCGGACGGCAAGAAGCTCGGCTTCCTGCCGACGCCGGAAGACCCGAACAACTGCTGCTTCGCGGGGCCGGACCGGCGGACGCTGTACGTCACCGCCGGGAAGTCGCTGTACCGCGTGACACTCACGCTGGCCGGGGCGCCGGCGGCGAAGCCCTGA
- a CDS encoding alpha/beta hydrolase family protein, protein MTRPVTIVILALLAAAAPAAGPRPFPGTPTKWQTFARHDFKVNGLDATVVVPPAPLPGRPWVWRGEFFGAFADADAALVKAGWHLAYLKAPDLFGSPKAVRHWEAFHAAMVKEYGMHPRPGLIGLSRGGLYCMNWAAAHPDKTLAVYLDNAVCDFKSWPGGAPMKLGTGKGSAAEWKKLLAAYDFKTDAEAVASRANPVDNLAPLAKAKIPLLLVYGDRDTVVPHAENSGLVYDRYAALGGPVTRVVKPGQDHHPHGLPDVTPVVRFFDAALGAGK, encoded by the coding sequence ATGACCCGCCCCGTCACGATCGTCATTCTCGCGCTGCTCGCGGCCGCCGCCCCGGCCGCCGGGCCGCGGCCGTTCCCCGGCACGCCGACGAAGTGGCAGACGTTCGCCCGCCACGACTTCAAGGTGAACGGGCTCGACGCCACCGTGGTCGTGCCGCCCGCGCCGCTGCCGGGCCGGCCGTGGGTGTGGCGCGGCGAATTCTTCGGGGCGTTCGCCGACGCCGACGCGGCCCTCGTGAAGGCCGGGTGGCACCTCGCGTACCTGAAGGCGCCGGACCTGTTCGGCTCGCCGAAGGCGGTCCGGCACTGGGAGGCGTTCCACGCCGCGATGGTGAAGGAGTACGGCATGCACCCGCGGCCGGGCCTGATCGGCCTGTCGCGGGGCGGGCTGTACTGCATGAACTGGGCGGCGGCGCACCCGGACAAGACGCTCGCGGTGTACCTGGACAACGCCGTGTGCGACTTCAAGAGCTGGCCGGGCGGCGCCCCGATGAAGCTCGGCACCGGCAAGGGGAGCGCGGCCGAGTGGAAGAAGCTGCTGGCCGCCTACGACTTCAAGACGGACGCCGAGGCGGTGGCCTCCAGGGCGAACCCGGTGGACAACCTCGCCCCGCTGGCGAAGGCGAAAATCCCGCTCCTCCTCGTGTACGGCGACCGCGACACGGTCGTGCCGCACGCCGAGAACTCGGGGCTGGTGTACGACCGCTACGCGGCGCTCGGCGGCCCGGTCACGCGGGTGGTCAAGCCGGGCCAGGACCACCACCCGCACGGGCTCCCGGACGTGACGCCCGTCGTGCGGTTCTTCGACGCCGCGCTCGGCGCTGGAAAGTGA
- a CDS encoding DUF2721 domain-containing protein, protein MELTLQTPSLLFPAVSLLLLAYTNRFLGLASLVRSLEGSYRQSHEGKLLEQIHNLKRRLRLIRNMQLAGVLSLFCCTVTMFLLFFNRTGAAEVVFSAALILMMVSLGISAEEIRVSVRALDVHLTDLGEKRDAGGGS, encoded by the coding sequence GTGGAACTGACCCTCCAGACCCCGTCGCTCCTCTTCCCCGCCGTCTCCCTGCTGCTGCTGGCCTACACCAACCGCTTCCTGGGGCTGGCCTCGCTCGTCCGCAGCCTGGAGGGGAGCTACCGCCAGTCGCACGAGGGGAAGCTGCTCGAACAGATTCACAACCTCAAGCGGCGGCTGCGGCTGATCCGCAACATGCAACTCGCCGGCGTGCTGAGCCTGTTCTGCTGCACCGTGACGATGTTCCTGCTGTTCTTCAACCGGACGGGGGCCGCGGAGGTGGTCTTCTCTGCCGCTCTGATCCTGATGATGGTGTCGCTGGGGATTTCCGCCGAGGAAATCCGCGTCTCGGTGCGGGCGCTCGACGTGCACCTGACGGACCTGGGGGAGAAGCGGGACGCGGGCGGCGGGTCGTGA
- a CDS encoding GlcG/HbpS family heme-binding protein, whose product MPLSRIAFLTVALALGASPATAQEKSPLVVRGRVQLNLAGAEAVLAAAQKKAAAMGLKCNVAVVDDGGHLLAFARMDGARPASVNTALIKAMSAATFRQETGPLPAKGEPDLHLSLSLQTASGGRVTTLKGGVPIVIDGQVVGGVGVGGGTGEQDAEVAKAGIQALLDALRDKQ is encoded by the coding sequence ATGCCGCTCTCCCGGATCGCGTTCCTGACCGTCGCCCTCGCCCTGGGGGCGTCGCCCGCGACCGCGCAGGAGAAGTCGCCGCTGGTCGTCCGCGGCCGGGTGCAGCTGAACCTCGCGGGGGCCGAGGCGGTGCTGGCCGCGGCCCAGAAGAAGGCGGCGGCGATGGGGCTGAAGTGCAACGTCGCGGTGGTGGACGACGGCGGGCACCTGCTGGCGTTCGCCCGGATGGACGGGGCGCGGCCGGCGAGCGTGAACACCGCCCTGATCAAGGCGATGTCGGCGGCCACCTTCCGCCAGGAGACCGGCCCCCTCCCGGCGAAGGGCGAGCCCGACCTGCACCTGAGCCTGTCCCTCCAGACCGCGAGCGGCGGCCGGGTGACGACGCTCAAGGGGGGCGTGCCGATCGTGATCGACGGGCAGGTGGTGGGCGGCGTCGGGGTGGGCGGCGGGACCGGCGAGCAGGACGCCGAGGTGGCGAAGGCCGGCATCCAGGCCCTGCTCGACGCACTGCGCGACAAGCAGTAA